A window of the Bacteriovorax sp. PP10 genome harbors these coding sequences:
- a CDS encoding NADH-quinone oxidoreductase subunit A has product MSTLNLDVYMPVVILIALALLVAGGSLFLGSLIRPHNPNKLKETAYECGEEPVGSAWANFNVRFYVIALIFIIFDVEGALMFPVAAVFKRFNEIGLGGVLLGSIFTFVLILVAGLVYCWKKGDLDWVKSYSQAPTTFGKKD; this is encoded by the coding sequence ATGTCGACATTAAATCTAGACGTCTACATGCCGGTCGTAATTTTAATTGCGCTCGCGCTACTTGTGGCAGGTGGATCGCTCTTTTTGGGGAGTTTAATACGTCCTCATAACCCTAACAAACTCAAAGAAACTGCATATGAGTGCGGTGAGGAACCTGTTGGGAGTGCATGGGCGAATTTTAACGTTCGTTTCTATGTTATTGCTCTTATCTTCATCATCTTCGATGTTGAAGGCGCGCTAATGTTCCCAGTTGCTGCAGTCTTTAAGAGATTCAATGAAATTGGTCTTGGTGGAGTATTGCTTGGTTCAATTTTCACTTTCGTTTTAATTCTAGTTGCAGGACTTGTTTACTGCTGGAAGAAAGGCGATCTTGACTGGGTTAAGAGTTATTCACAGGCACCTACTACTTTCGGTAAAAAGGACTAG
- the nuoH gene encoding NADH-quinone oxidoreductase subunit NuoH, which yields MNSSVFSYFQQSNELNHLIASSSKLLGFDTTSLLAFVIFAIFAGIIVGVMATIGGLGTYAERKISADLQMRMGPNRVGPFGLLQFLADGVKMILKEDIVTTNADRFVFNLAPVLCMVGVFATLAVIPFSSGFMLADLNVGIFYLVGMASLVGVGVFLGGYASNSKWSMLGGMRGASQIISYEIPATITIISIVLLAGGLSMKTLIGAQGGAPHEWFILHNPFAFIGFFVFFISALAETNRAPFDLPEAESELVSGYHTEYTGMKFGLFALAEYIEVFVVCGVAVALFLGGYKVPFDLGTGQVLVEKLGMDGMIAQNIGQFLELGAFFTKTLALYYVVIWIRWTLPRLRVDQLMTLCWKYLTPIAIFNLLGCAVWMYAFNGKSIFTLIFSAAASHGGH from the coding sequence ATGAATTCAAGTGTATTTTCATATTTTCAACAATCGAATGAATTAAATCACCTGATTGCTTCGTCATCAAAACTTTTAGGTTTCGATACAACATCACTTTTAGCATTCGTTATATTTGCAATCTTCGCAGGAATCATCGTTGGTGTTATGGCAACAATCGGTGGTCTTGGAACTTACGCTGAAAGAAAGATCTCTGCCGATCTTCAAATGCGTATGGGTCCTAACCGCGTTGGACCTTTTGGACTTCTTCAATTCCTGGCCGATGGGGTGAAGATGATTTTAAAAGAAGACATCGTGACGACAAACGCTGATAGATTTGTATTCAACCTTGCACCAGTTCTTTGTATGGTTGGTGTATTTGCAACTTTAGCAGTTATTCCATTTTCAAGTGGATTCATGCTGGCCGATCTTAACGTTGGTATTTTCTACCTTGTTGGTATGGCATCTCTAGTTGGTGTTGGAGTTTTCTTAGGTGGATATGCATCTAACTCAAAATGGTCAATGCTTGGTGGTATGAGAGGGGCTTCGCAAATTATTTCTTACGAAATTCCTGCGACAATCACAATCATCTCAATCGTTCTTCTAGCTGGTGGTCTTTCAATGAAAACATTGATTGGTGCACAAGGTGGAGCACCTCATGAGTGGTTCATTCTTCACAACCCATTTGCTTTCATCGGTTTCTTCGTATTCTTCATTTCAGCTCTTGCTGAAACAAACCGTGCACCATTCGACTTACCTGAAGCTGAGTCTGAACTAGTTTCTGGTTACCACACAGAATATACAGGTATGAAGTTCGGTCTATTCGCTCTTGCTGAATATATCGAAGTTTTCGTTGTATGTGGTGTAGCTGTTGCTCTTTTCCTTGGTGGATATAAAGTACCTTTCGATCTTGGTACAGGACAAGTTCTAGTTGAAAAACTAGGAATGGACGGAATGATCGCTCAAAACATTGGTCAGTTCTTAGAGCTTGGTGCTTTCTTTACAAAAACACTTGCTCTTTACTACGTTGTTATCTGGATTCGCTGGACTCTACCTCGTCTAAGAGTAGATCAGCTAATGACTCTTTGTTGGAAATACTTAACTCCAATCGCGATTTTCAACCTTCTAGGTTGCGCAGTTTGGATGTACGCATTTAATGGAAAATCAATTTTTACTCTAATTTTCTCTGCGGCCGCAAGCCACGGCGGACATTAA
- a CDS encoding peptidylprolyl isomerase — MKTSNYLAILALAFSATAFSQDKEQPATNPRNTNPEAVVATVNGVEIKKGQLDQAYEQNLMYVSDKIVTKEKVLNDIINREIGIKKAKEANYQNDPVVKAKMEDVLYHAQISKDLEKKLQAITVSDKEAQDYYSKAREYRTAHILFRIRVAPDKGETEEAMKKALEVYKQLQSKPQLWPELANKYSQSSTAPTAGDLGYLPAVKYAPEFFKAINGKPNGYISPPIRTQFGLHIIKVLGVKEWKEVDPALYKKIVYDQKRDRILDEYFADARKTAQIKINKEFLK, encoded by the coding sequence ATGAAAACATCAAATTACTTAGCGATTCTTGCCCTGGCATTTTCTGCGACTGCTTTTTCTCAAGATAAAGAGCAACCAGCAACAAATCCAAGAAACACAAATCCAGAAGCTGTCGTAGCAACTGTGAATGGTGTGGAAATTAAAAAAGGACAGCTTGACCAAGCTTATGAACAAAACCTTATGTACGTTTCCGATAAGATCGTTACAAAAGAAAAAGTTTTAAACGATATCATCAACCGTGAAATCGGGATTAAAAAAGCGAAAGAAGCAAACTACCAAAACGATCCTGTCGTGAAAGCGAAAATGGAAGACGTTTTATACCACGCTCAAATTTCAAAAGACCTTGAGAAGAAACTTCAAGCAATCACTGTAAGTGATAAAGAAGCTCAGGACTATTACTCAAAAGCTCGTGAATACCGCACAGCTCATATCCTTTTCCGCATCAGAGTCGCTCCAGATAAAGGCGAGACAGAAGAAGCAATGAAGAAGGCACTAGAAGTTTACAAACAACTTCAGTCAAAACCACAATTGTGGCCGGAACTTGCTAACAAGTACTCACAAAGTTCAACTGCACCAACTGCAGGAGATCTTGGTTACCTTCCAGCTGTTAAGTATGCACCTGAATTCTTCAAAGCTATCAACGGTAAACCAAACGGTTACATCTCACCACCAATCAGAACTCAGTTCGGACTTCACATCATTAAAGTTCTTGGCGTGAAAGAGTGGAAAGAAGTTGACCCAGCACTATACAAGAAGATTGTTTACGATCAAAAACGTGACAGAATTCTTGATGAGTACTTTGCTGACGCACGTAAAACTGCACAAATTAAAATTAACAAAGAATTCTTAAAATAG
- the mfd gene encoding transcription-repair coupling factor, producing the protein MSHFNSLLQKILDWDGHASSPLNLYGATTEQWSFILNSFFRENAKLISNKSQLIIAANNDEAEDFYNSLQINKDQKEFELLFYPGLDASLYSGVISSEKSFYDRLEVLSKLSRIDQSKTKFILVTSFEALSLRTPPRSFFKDFSFSIQTDDVIAPIDLAKKLVGMGYSSATSVEEPGTFIQKGQIFDIYPVGAQPVRLSYFDDLIESIFPIDLDTQKTMRETPLTEVCITPAAGILAHHDFPITLRENLPQFGPSFKQKFEFRKALFNRLSDGLLFENYPVYLPLFFKNPETLFDYFNIEQTLVTVLNANETERSQLELAEGLRFDYENSEENINSENILPTYNKIYDFSYFEHIRDKKAILIDQVNLDMVFGNIADSVDLRLIKTKTFLNEHINPTLAKPEYIKAALDFIKKHFQFQGKIYFSSYSDSSKNEIKHLIDLQNFDSDLKKRIEFLPFRVSEGFYYEGEKFLIISDGDLFAAKKNKEKKFKKVDLDLFAEQLATLKPGDYVIHSEYGVGEYLGLEALDIGGDKSDFLVLKYAENDKIYVPVYKLNLIQKHADATASLKSDSLRTNKFTLLKARARNSAKILAFDLLKLQAERQSSVAYAFNPPDHLYREFELAFPYEETPDQARAIEEVLEAMQKPVPMDYLVCGDVGFGKTEVAMRAAFKAVEDKKQVAVLVPTTILALQHFNSFSKRFKDFPVRVEFISRFKTAKESKEILEKAERGEIDILIGTHKILSSKLKFQDLGLVIVDEEQRFGVGHKEKLKLMKASVDFLTLTATPIPRTLQMAFLGLRDLSLIKTAPPRRQSIKSYVIKEDELTIQMALQKELQRGGQVFIVHNKVHDIEQYAASIRELVPEARITFAHGQMSEKELEDRINSFYSGNYQILIATTIIESGIDIPNANTMIVDRADTYGLAQLHQLRGRIGRSDKKAYCYFVVPRMREISSIAQKRLHALQTYADMGSGFNIASVDLEIRGAGDILGATQSGHVEAVGLELYMELLKDAINEIRGEKKLLKKDIEIVTPYPAFIPNHYISDASERLKQYKRLSNCETHSLLESIREEFQDVYGIFSDELSNLFVVLETRIYLQTLGLKSVSVGGSAITLRFDKQFLENDTELRDRVVNFFISRPKIYQFTPDYRVIFNQKTAVTQNDLLKFSKTISEHLIPS; encoded by the coding sequence ATGAGTCACTTTAATTCCCTGCTTCAAAAAATTTTAGATTGGGATGGACACGCTTCATCACCATTAAATTTATACGGTGCAACCACTGAACAGTGGTCATTCATTCTCAATTCTTTTTTTAGAGAAAATGCGAAATTAATTTCAAACAAATCTCAATTAATCATCGCTGCAAATAACGACGAAGCAGAAGATTTTTACAACTCACTGCAGATAAATAAAGATCAAAAAGAATTTGAATTGCTGTTTTATCCTGGGCTTGATGCATCTCTATATTCCGGAGTAATTTCGTCGGAGAAGAGTTTTTACGATCGGCTTGAGGTCCTAAGTAAATTAAGTCGAATCGATCAATCGAAAACAAAATTTATTCTTGTGACATCGTTTGAGGCCTTATCACTTCGAACTCCACCACGATCTTTCTTTAAAGATTTTAGTTTCAGTATTCAAACAGATGACGTGATTGCTCCCATTGACCTGGCAAAAAAGTTGGTTGGTATGGGTTATTCTTCGGCCACATCAGTCGAAGAGCCTGGGACCTTTATTCAAAAAGGCCAAATTTTTGATATTTACCCTGTTGGAGCACAACCTGTTCGTTTGTCGTACTTTGATGATTTGATCGAAAGTATTTTTCCGATTGATCTCGATACACAAAAAACAATGCGTGAAACTCCTTTAACAGAAGTGTGTATTACACCGGCCGCAGGAATTTTAGCTCATCATGATTTCCCAATCACGTTGCGAGAAAATCTTCCGCAGTTCGGCCCTTCATTCAAACAAAAATTCGAATTTAGAAAAGCATTATTTAACCGCTTAAGTGATGGACTGCTTTTTGAAAATTATCCAGTGTATCTTCCGCTGTTTTTTAAAAACCCGGAAACACTTTTTGATTACTTCAACATTGAACAAACACTAGTCACTGTTTTAAATGCCAATGAAACTGAAAGATCTCAACTAGAATTAGCTGAAGGACTTCGTTTTGATTATGAAAACAGTGAAGAGAATATTAACAGTGAAAATATTCTTCCGACTTACAATAAAATTTATGACTTTTCATACTTTGAACATATCAGAGATAAAAAAGCGATTCTTATCGATCAAGTCAATCTCGACATGGTGTTTGGCAATATTGCTGATTCAGTAGACCTGCGTTTAATTAAAACAAAAACATTTTTAAACGAACACATCAATCCGACATTAGCTAAACCTGAATACATTAAAGCGGCCTTAGACTTTATTAAAAAACACTTCCAATTCCAGGGAAAAATCTACTTTTCTTCGTATAGTGATTCATCGAAAAATGAAATTAAACATTTAATTGATTTACAGAATTTCGACAGCGATCTTAAAAAGAGAATTGAGTTTTTACCCTTTAGAGTTTCAGAAGGTTTTTATTACGAAGGTGAAAAATTTCTTATCATTAGTGATGGAGATTTATTTGCTGCTAAGAAAAATAAAGAGAAGAAATTTAAAAAAGTAGATCTCGATCTTTTCGCCGAACAACTTGCAACACTAAAGCCTGGTGACTACGTTATTCACAGTGAATACGGAGTAGGGGAATACTTAGGACTTGAAGCGCTTGATATCGGCGGCGACAAAAGTGATTTCCTTGTTTTAAAATACGCCGAGAACGATAAAATTTATGTTCCTGTTTATAAGTTAAATCTAATTCAAAAACATGCGGATGCTACGGCTTCACTAAAGTCGGATAGTCTTCGCACAAATAAGTTTACATTACTCAAAGCTCGCGCTCGAAATTCAGCTAAAATATTAGCTTTCGATTTGTTAAAACTTCAGGCCGAAAGACAGTCATCTGTCGCTTATGCATTCAATCCTCCTGATCATTTATACAGAGAGTTTGAACTTGCTTTCCCATACGAAGAAACTCCTGATCAGGCACGTGCGATTGAAGAAGTTTTAGAAGCTATGCAAAAGCCAGTGCCGATGGATTATCTTGTTTGCGGTGACGTAGGATTTGGTAAAACAGAAGTGGCGATGAGAGCAGCTTTCAAAGCTGTTGAAGATAAAAAACAAGTGGCAGTTTTAGTTCCAACAACGATTTTAGCACTTCAACATTTCAATTCATTTTCAAAACGATTTAAAGACTTTCCGGTAAGAGTTGAATTCATTTCACGCTTTAAAACGGCCAAAGAATCAAAAGAGATTTTAGAAAAAGCAGAAAGAGGCGAGATCGATATTTTAATCGGTACGCATAAGATACTATCGAGCAAATTAAAGTTCCAGGATCTGGGATTAGTTATCGTCGATGAAGAACAACGCTTTGGTGTTGGTCACAAAGAAAAACTAAAATTGATGAAAGCATCGGTAGATTTCTTAACATTAACGGCAACTCCTATTCCAAGAACATTACAGATGGCCTTCCTTGGTCTGCGCGATTTATCACTTATCAAAACCGCTCCACCAAGAAGACAGTCGATTAAGTCTTACGTTATTAAAGAAGACGAATTAACAATTCAGATGGCCCTACAAAAAGAATTACAACGTGGTGGTCAGGTCTTTATTGTTCACAATAAAGTTCACGATATTGAACAGTATGCTGCTTCAATCAGAGAGCTTGTTCCTGAAGCAAGAATCACTTTTGCTCACGGACAAATGAGTGAAAAAGAACTTGAAGATAGAATCAATTCTTTCTATAGCGGAAATTATCAGATCTTAATTGCGACAACCATTATTGAATCAGGTATTGATATTCCCAATGCCAACACAATGATTGTCGATCGTGCAGACACTTATGGTCTTGCTCAGCTTCACCAGTTGCGCGGACGTATTGGCCGCTCTGATAAAAAAGCATATTGTTATTTTGTCGTGCCACGTATGCGCGAAATTTCATCAATTGCTCAAAAGCGCTTGCACGCTCTTCAAACATACGCCGATATGGGTTCAGGATTTAACATCGCTTCTGTGGATTTAGAAATTCGTGGAGCAGGGGATATTCTTGGGGCCACTCAATCAGGCCATGTTGAAGCTGTTGGACTCGAGCTTTATATGGAACTTTTAAAAGACGCCATTAATGAAATTCGCGGTGAAAAGAAGTTGCTTAAAAAAGATATCGAGATCGTCACACCATATCCTGCCTTCATTCCAAATCACTACATCAGTGATGCAAGTGAGCGCTTGAAACAATACAAACGTCTATCAAACTGTGAAACGCATTCGTTACTTGAAAGTATCCGAGAAGAATTCCAGGATGTTTATGGGATCTTCAGCGATGAGCTTTCAAATCTTTTTGTGGTTCTTGAGACCAGAATTTATCTTCAAACTCTGGGACTAAAGTCAGTATCAGTTGGTGGATCGGCCATTACGTTACGTTTTGATAAGCAATTCTTAGAAAACGACACTGAACTAAGAGATCGCGTGGTGAACTTCTTTATCTCTCGTCCTAAAATCTATCAATTTACTCCAGATTACCGAGTGATCTTCAACCAAAAAACGGCCGTTACCCAAAATGATTTACTCAAGTTTTCAAAGACCATCAGTGAGCATTTAATTCCATCTTAG
- a CDS encoding PdxA family dehydrogenase, with protein sequence MIYVTQGHEKGIGLEIFLKSFLMLSREEKSQVVLVADKSALDQNLKDLKLSKSSFKDLNVVSPKADATLPLSTTTLVHALNIITPDDILITLPTSKDQLILNGKNMAGYTEFFRSFYNNPNIAMTFRGISQNVLLITDHVALKDVPNIITKDLIVEKTNTTIEFYKKYFSTFDEVIFSGINPHVGENGILGKEDFIIKDAIDLLKKNHILKFSGPYSGDTLHMHNDPSKDQLFVYMFHDQGLAPFKAMHGLIGLNISMGLPFLRLSVDHGTAFDLYGKNKANPSGMIFLFKQAFEVTKYVINQ encoded by the coding sequence ATGATTTATGTAACTCAAGGCCATGAAAAAGGAATTGGTTTAGAAATCTTTCTAAAATCGTTTTTAATGTTATCTCGTGAAGAAAAATCTCAAGTGGTCCTGGTCGCCGATAAAAGCGCCCTGGACCAAAACCTAAAAGATCTAAAATTATCTAAAAGCAGTTTTAAAGACCTGAACGTTGTTTCTCCAAAAGCCGATGCAACTCTACCATTATCGACAACAACACTAGTCCACGCGCTTAATATCATCACACCAGATGATATCTTAATCACGCTTCCAACTTCTAAAGATCAGTTAATTTTAAATGGTAAAAACATGGCAGGTTATACAGAGTTCTTCAGGAGCTTTTATAACAACCCCAACATTGCCATGACGTTTAGAGGAATCTCACAAAACGTTTTATTAATCACTGATCACGTCGCACTTAAAGATGTGCCCAACATAATCACTAAAGATTTAATTGTTGAGAAGACCAATACGACAATTGAGTTTTACAAAAAGTACTTTTCCACATTTGATGAAGTGATCTTCTCTGGAATCAATCCTCACGTAGGTGAGAATGGGATTTTAGGAAAAGAAGATTTTATTATCAAAGACGCCATTGACCTTTTAAAAAAGAACCACATCTTAAAATTCAGCGGCCCTTATTCTGGCGATACATTACACATGCATAATGATCCATCAAAAGATCAACTTTTTGTTTATATGTTTCACGACCAGGGACTAGCGCCATTCAAAGCAATGCACGGCCTGATTGGATTAAATATTTCCATGGGTCTTCCTTTTCTTCGTCTAAGCGTTGATCACGGAACAGCTTTTGATTTGTATGGTAAAAATAAGGCGAACCCATCAGGAATGATTTTTCTTTTTAAACAAGCTTTTGAGGTTACCAAATATGTCATCAATCAATGA
- the uvrA gene encoding excinuclease ABC subunit UvrA, producing MSSINEINVVKAAVHNLKDVSICIPKNTLTVITGPSGSGKSSLAFDTIYVEGQRRYIESLSSYARQFLGQYQPPEVESITGLSPAIAIDQKTSSKNPRSTVGTTTEIYDYLRVLYARIGTLYDPDTGVEVRRYTPSQMTREVLKVGDKAKLQILAPIPYNDKIKFKDLSSKFQTMGFTRARLDGEMVSLEDAIKAPKGKFQLDIVVDRIVLKDDIEKRLTDSIEYALKLAEGNVQILVDDKKVLNFSEHNKSTNGDKIYPELEPRLFSFNSPIGACEVCNGLGETKIFDLDLMLFDENLPLLEGAITPLSKRNSFLYKMVESIADAEGVDVSVPFKKLPKKMTNILFNGSEKVYRYSFTSENSHFEFSKAFPGLSAWLEKKYLESGSDKVRIELEKYMNIKCCPSCKGLRLNRVALSTLIGDKNIMEICTLSIAECFTYLNAIKLEGEKKIIADKLLKEIISRLKFLLDVGLNYLTLNRGAVTLSGGESQRIRLATQIGSALSGVLYVLDEPSIGLHQRDNDRLIKTLKILRDLGNTVLVVEHDEDTMNACDYLIDMGPGAGIHGGTVVAHGTLEKILADKKSLTARFLNGTDRIPVPTTRKKATKFLKLTGATEHNIKKLNVDIPLGGLVCVTGVSGSGKSTLIHKILVPAVKTYLTNTHKTLYSKANYNALSGVGEIKTIIELDQSPIGRTPHSNPATYTGLFDEIREIYASTNESQIRGYKIGRFSFNVKGGRCEECEGNGVKKIEMHFLPDVYITCTECKGRRYNAETLSVLYKGKNISEVLEMSIEEGFEFFKNHMKINRVLGTLNSVGLGYMKLGQPATTLSGGEAQRLKLSRELSKRTKGHCLYVLDEPTTGLHFQDIKVLLGALQQLVEQGHTLLVIEHNLDVIKTADHVIDLGPEGGSGGGEVVAIGTPEEVARNPKSITGKYLKKVLKA from the coding sequence ATGTCATCAATCAATGAAATTAACGTAGTTAAAGCTGCCGTTCATAATTTAAAAGATGTCTCTATCTGTATTCCTAAAAATACTCTGACGGTTATTACCGGGCCATCTGGTTCTGGAAAATCGTCACTCGCTTTCGATACTATTTATGTTGAAGGGCAAAGAAGATATATCGAATCTCTTTCAAGTTATGCCAGACAATTCTTAGGTCAATACCAACCACCAGAAGTGGAATCAATTACAGGATTAAGTCCCGCGATTGCTATTGATCAAAAGACATCAAGTAAAAACCCAAGATCAACAGTTGGAACGACAACTGAGATCTATGATTATCTTCGCGTTCTTTATGCTCGTATCGGAACTCTTTATGATCCGGATACTGGAGTTGAAGTAAGACGTTACACTCCCTCACAAATGACTCGTGAAGTTTTAAAGGTTGGGGATAAAGCTAAATTGCAAATTTTAGCTCCTATTCCATACAACGATAAAATTAAATTCAAAGACCTATCAAGCAAGTTCCAGACTATGGGATTTACTCGCGCTCGCCTTGATGGAGAAATGGTTTCACTAGAAGATGCAATTAAAGCTCCTAAGGGAAAGTTCCAACTTGATATTGTTGTCGATCGTATCGTTCTTAAAGATGATATTGAAAAACGCTTAACTGATTCAATTGAATACGCTCTTAAACTTGCTGAAGGTAACGTTCAAATTCTTGTTGATGACAAAAAAGTTCTTAACTTCTCTGAACACAATAAATCTACAAATGGTGACAAGATCTACCCAGAACTTGAACCAAGACTTTTTTCATTCAACTCACCAATTGGTGCGTGTGAAGTGTGTAACGGTTTAGGTGAGACAAAGATTTTTGACTTAGACCTTATGCTCTTCGATGAGAACCTTCCACTTCTAGAAGGGGCCATCACTCCTTTATCAAAAAGAAATTCATTCCTATATAAGATGGTTGAGTCGATTGCCGATGCTGAAGGTGTAGATGTTTCTGTACCTTTCAAGAAACTTCCAAAGAAGATGACTAACATTCTCTTTAACGGTTCAGAGAAAGTTTACCGTTACTCTTTTACTTCTGAAAATTCACACTTTGAATTCTCAAAAGCTTTCCCGGGACTATCGGCCTGGCTTGAAAAGAAATACCTGGAGTCTGGATCTGACAAAGTTCGTATTGAACTAGAAAAGTACATGAACATTAAATGCTGCCCAAGCTGTAAAGGACTTCGCCTAAACCGCGTTGCTCTTTCTACATTGATCGGCGACAAAAACATCATGGAAATCTGTACGCTTTCAATCGCAGAGTGTTTCACATACTTAAATGCCATTAAGCTTGAAGGTGAAAAGAAAATCATCGCGGATAAACTTTTAAAAGAGATTATCTCACGCTTAAAGTTCCTGCTTGATGTTGGTTTAAACTACTTAACATTAAATCGTGGAGCAGTGACATTGTCTGGTGGTGAGTCTCAACGTATTCGTTTAGCGACTCAAATCGGTTCAGCTCTATCAGGAGTTCTCTACGTTCTTGATGAGCCAAGTATCGGTCTTCACCAAAGAGATAACGACCGTCTGATTAAAACTCTAAAAATTCTAAGAGACCTAGGTAACACTGTTTTGGTTGTTGAACACGACGAAGACACAATGAATGCCTGCGACTATTTAATTGATATGGGCCCTGGTGCCGGTATTCACGGAGGAACAGTTGTTGCTCACGGAACATTGGAAAAAATCCTAGCTGATAAAAAGTCCCTTACAGCAAGATTCTTAAACGGAACAGATCGTATCCCGGTTCCCACAACAAGAAAGAAGGCCACTAAGTTCTTAAAACTAACAGGGGCCACTGAACATAACATTAAAAAACTTAATGTTGATATCCCTCTTGGTGGACTGGTTTGTGTAACAGGAGTTTCTGGTTCTGGTAAATCAACACTGATTCACAAGATCCTGGTTCCTGCTGTTAAAACTTATTTAACAAACACTCACAAAACACTTTATTCAAAAGCTAATTACAACGCTCTTTCTGGCGTTGGTGAAATCAAAACGATTATCGAGCTTGATCAATCACCAATCGGAAGAACTCCACATTCTAACCCTGCGACTTATACAGGTCTCTTTGATGAAATCAGAGAAATTTATGCTTCAACTAATGAATCACAAATCAGAGGTTACAAAATCGGCCGCTTCAGCTTTAACGTGAAGGGTGGGCGATGCGAAGAATGTGAAGGTAACGGCGTAAAGAAAATTGAAATGCACTTCCTTCCAGATGTTTATATTACTTGTACAGAATGCAAGGGAAGACGCTACAACGCTGAAACTCTTTCAGTTCTTTATAAAGGAAAAAACATTTCTGAAGTTTTAGAAATGTCGATCGAAGAAGGTTTCGAGTTCTTTAAAAACCACATGAAGATCAACCGTGTTCTTGGAACACTAAACTCAGTTGGTCTTGGTTATATGAAACTAGGTCAGCCAGCGACAACACTTTCTGGTGGTGAAGCTCAAAGACTAAAACTTTCTCGCGAACTCTCTAAAAGAACTAAAGGTCATTGTTTGTATGTTCTTGATGAACCCACAACAGGACTACACTTCCAGGATATCAAAGTTCTTCTTGGCGCTCTTCAACAGTTAGTTGAACAAGGCCATACATTACTTGTTATCGAGCACAACCTTGATGTTATCAAGACTGCCGACCATGTTATCGACCTAGGGCCTGAAGGTGGATCTGGTGGTGGAGAAGTTGTAGCAATCGGAACACCGGAAGAAGTAGCAAGAAACCCAA
- a CDS encoding peptidylprolyl isomerase — MKLASRFFFVFTVLCSLSAQAKLLDKISAIVDDNIITMSQVNRTVSNLAIKRNVAPMIYDKTSFTAAEILQISINKYLVRSKLTEIGYTITDDQVDAQIKQNQERLGVDRKALMGFLKQQGTSFDEYFESLREAIEYSYFVNRVISPMISVSEQDVKNTYYKNNIKDSRMNFKYTLVDYAIPQENIGKPGKGQMEDVVRQYRINSNLPEAYSTMTVNNLDDITEEGITAEFRNLLKSTDEGALTTPIVINNQYHVFYLAKKDLVETEAFASQKDKIKDQLFEKAVKAEIAVWFERERNKHYIKISL, encoded by the coding sequence ATGAAACTCGCAAGTCGCTTTTTTTTTGTTTTCACAGTTCTTTGCTCGTTATCTGCACAAGCAAAACTTCTCGATAAAATTTCTGCCATCGTCGACGATAATATCATCACAATGTCTCAAGTTAACCGCACGGTAAGTAATCTTGCGATTAAGAGAAACGTGGCGCCGATGATTTATGACAAAACTTCGTTCACTGCTGCTGAAATTCTTCAAATCTCAATCAACAAATATTTAGTAAGATCAAAACTTACAGAAATTGGTTACACAATTACTGATGATCAGGTTGATGCTCAAATTAAGCAAAACCAGGAACGTCTGGGTGTTGATAGAAAAGCTTTAATGGGATTCTTAAAACAACAGGGAACTTCGTTTGACGAATACTTCGAGTCTTTAAGAGAAGCTATTGAGTACAGCTATTTCGTTAACCGTGTTATCTCTCCGATGATTTCAGTCTCTGAGCAAGATGTAAAAAACACTTACTACAAAAACAACATCAAAGACTCGCGTATGAACTTTAAATACACGTTAGTCGATTACGCTATCCCTCAAGAAAATATCGGTAAACCCGGTAAAGGTCAGATGGAAGATGTCGTAAGACAATACAGAATCAACAGTAACCTTCCTGAAGCTTACTCAACGATGACTGTGAACAACCTTGATGACATTACTGAAGAAGGAATCACGGCTGAGTTTAGAAACCTTTTAAAGTCTACTGATGAAGGTGCTCTAACAACTCCAATCGTTATCAACAATCAATATCACGTTTTCTATCTTGCTAAAAAGGACCTGGTTGAAACTGAAGCCTTTGCTTCTCAAAAAGATAAGATCAAAGATCAGCTTTTTGAAAAAGCAGTAAAAGCAGAAATCGCAGTTTGGTTTGAAAGAGAGAGAAACAAACACTACATTAAAATTTCTCTATAA